CAGCGGTCTTCTTCCTGCCCGACTTCCTGCGGACCGGCGGCATCACGGTCCTCGTCCTCGTGATCGCCGGCGGCCTGCTCTACAGCGTCGGGGGCGTCATCTACGGGATGAAGCGCCCCAACCCCTCGCCCCGCTTCTTCGGCTTCCACGAGGTGTTCCACTCGCTGACCCTCGCCGCGTTCGTCGCGCACTACGTCGGCATCTCGATCGCCGCGTACCAGCACTGACGGCGGCCGTCGGGGCGTAGCCGTCGAGGTGCGGGTGCGCGGCCGTCAGTGCGGGGGTCGGGGCGCGGCCGTCAGTGCGGGGGTCGGGACCCAGGCCGTCAGGGCGCGGCCGGGCCCAACTGCTCCGCGAGCTCGGCCGGTTCCGTCGTGGGCCGCGAGCAGACGAAGTGCCGGCAGACGTACGCAGCCGGCCGGTCCCCGACCAGGCCCCGGCCGGCCAGCAGCGGGAACTCCCCGCTGCCGTCCGTCCCCTGCGGCGGCCCCACCGCCACCACCGCCCCCGGCGCCGTCCCCAGCAGCGCCGTCCGGTGCAGCGCGGCCGTCGCCGGATCGTCCGGGTGCCCCACCACGGCCACTTCGCGCGGCCCGTCCAGCAACGCCTCGGCGACCGCCAGCCCGTGCCCGATGAACCGCGGCACGCGCGGCCCGAGGGCGTGCACCACACCCAGCGCCCGCTCGGCCGCCGTACGGTGCGCCTCGGACCCGGTGTGCGCGGCGTACGACAGCAGCGCCCCGGCCGCAGCCGTCCAACCCGAGGGCGCGGCGGTGTCCGTGGGGTCCTGCGGGCGCCGGATCAGCTGCTCGGCGTCGTGCGCGGTGTCGTACAGGGAGCCGTCCTCGGCGGTGAACCCGTCCAGCACCAGGTCCAGGAGGAACCCGGCGAACTCCAGCCAGACCCCCTCACCGGTGACGGCCCCCAGCGCGAGGAAGCCCTCCGCGACATCGCCGTAGTCCTCCAGCACCCCCGCGTTGGCGCCCACCCGGCCGTCCCTGCTGGTCCGCGCCAGGCGGGCCCTGCCGTCCATGTGCACCCGCACCAGGAGGTCGGCGGCCTCGGTGGCCCGCTCGATCAGGTCGGGCCGCTCGAAGTACGCCCCGCACTCGGCGAGCGCCGCGATGGCCAGCCCGTTCCAGGCGGCGACCACCTTGTCGTCCCGGCCCGGCGCCGGACGCCGCGACCGCGCGGCGAGCAGCCGCTCCCTGATCCCGGCCGCCTTCGCCGCGTCCAGGACGGGCCCCTCCTGCGGCAGCCTCAGCACGGAAGTGCCGTGCTCGAAGTTCCCCTCGTCGGTGACCCCGAAGTACACGGCGGCCAGCGCCCCGTCGTCCTCCCCGAGCACCTCCGTCAGCTGCGCGGGGGTCCAGGCGTAGTAGGCCCCCTCGACGTGCTTGCCGGTGGCCGGGTCCTCACTGTCGGCGTCGAGCGCGGAGGCGAACCCGCCCTCGCGGGTGCGCAGCTCGCGGACCATGAAGTCGGCGGTCTCCAGCGCGACGCGCCGCGCGAGGCCGGACCCGGTGGTGCGCCACAGGTGGGCGTAGACCCGGCACAGGAGCGCGTTGTCGTAGAGCATCTTCTCGAAGTGCGGCACCACCCAGTCCCGGTCCACCGAGTACCGGGCGAACCCGCCGCCGAGCTGGTCGTAGATCCCGCCGCGCGCCATGGCCTCGCAGGTGTCGGCCGCCATCTGGAGGGCGCCTTCGGATCCGGTGCGGGCGTGGTGGCGCAGCAGGAACTCCAGCACCATGGACGGCGGGAACTTCGGCGCGCCGCCGAACCCGCCGCGGGTGGCGTCGTACTCCCGGGTCAGCGCGAGCAGCGCCTGCGCCAGCTCCTCGCCACCGGGTGCGCCGGCCTTCCCGTAGTCGAGCGTGCGCCCGGCGAGGTCCCGCACGACGCGCTGGGCGACGTCGGCCACCTCCTCGCGGCGATCACCCCAGGCGGCGGACACGCCCTGGAGGACTTGCGTGAAGGAGGGCATCCCGTGCCGCGGCTCGGGCGGGTAGTAGGTGCCGAAGTAGAACGGCTCGGCGTCGGGCGTCAGGAAGACGGTCATGGGCCACCCGCCCTGCCCGGTCGCGGCCTGCACCGCCTCCATGTAGACGGCGTCGACATCGGGCCGCTCCTCGCG
This Streptomyces sp. NBC_00539 DNA region includes the following protein-coding sequences:
- a CDS encoding thioredoxin domain-containing protein; its protein translation is MSNRLAHETSPYLLQHADNPVDWWPWSPEAFAQARERDVPVLLSVGYSSCHWCHVMAQESFEDDPTAAYMNEHFVNIKVDREERPDVDAVYMEAVQAATGQGGWPMTVFLTPDAEPFYFGTYYPPEPRHGMPSFTQVLQGVSAAWGDRREEVADVAQRVVRDLAGRTLDYGKAGAPGGEELAQALLALTREYDATRGGFGGAPKFPPSMVLEFLLRHHARTGSEGALQMAADTCEAMARGGIYDQLGGGFARYSVDRDWVVPHFEKMLYDNALLCRVYAHLWRTTGSGLARRVALETADFMVRELRTREGGFASALDADSEDPATGKHVEGAYYAWTPAQLTEVLGEDDGALAAVYFGVTDEGNFEHGTSVLRLPQEGPVLDAAKAAGIRERLLAARSRRPAPGRDDKVVAAWNGLAIAALAECGAYFERPDLIERATEAADLLVRVHMDGRARLARTSRDGRVGANAGVLEDYGDVAEGFLALGAVTGEGVWLEFAGFLLDLVLDGFTAEDGSLYDTAHDAEQLIRRPQDPTDTAAPSGWTAAAGALLSYAAHTGSEAHRTAAERALGVVHALGPRVPRFIGHGLAVAEALLDGPREVAVVGHPDDPATAALHRTALLGTAPGAVVAVGPPQGTDGSGEFPLLAGRGLVGDRPAAYVCRHFVCSRPTTEPAELAEQLGPAAP